From Halomarina ordinaria:
GCGGGTCGGCCCCGCCGTCGCCCCACGCGACCCACGTCCCGCCGGCCGACTGCATGACCGGGTCGAGACCGGCGGTCAGCCCGCCGGTCGGGCGGTCCACGACGACCTCGTCGTCGTCCCCCTCGAACTCGTGGCGGTACGGCTGTCGGTTCGACACGACGACGAGGTGCTTGCCCGCGGTGGGGTCGTGTTCGTCTCCTAGCGTCTCTGCGAACGTCGTACGAAGTGGCTGCATGGTGCGAAAATCAGTGCTCGGCCCGTCCCCACTCTTCGATCTGCGGAGCGGGACGGTCGATTCGTTTCGAGGGGTATCGTACCCCCTCCGGGTTCCCCGGCGTGACTCGCGGCGTCTCGACGGTGTCGAGACGGTCGAGCGCGACCGGCAGGAGCGCCAGGACCCGGTCCGTGGTCGGGACGGTGGCGAGCGTCTCGGTGTTCGAGACGTCCGGGTACCCGTGGGTGACCATCACCTCCCACATGTCCGTTCGACCGATGACGTGGTGGTCGACGGTACACCGCCGCGCCACGACCACGACCGGCGCCGTCTCGTGGCGAAACCGGAGGGACTCGCCCTCTGGGTCGGCTTCGCACGTCCATCCGGACGGTGCGCCGATGTGTGCGAACGTCTCTGGCATATACTGTTGTCGAGACTACCGTTAGGGGTCCCGTTTGTGCCTGCCAGTGCCTGACACCTAAGTAGGGTACAGTAGTGACCCGCGACGGGTGAGAGTCGGCTATCCCGACCCGTCGTCGGGCGGTATTCATCGCCTACTCGGTGCCCGTACCGACCGCGTAGCAGTTCCCCTCGCTCTCGTAGACCCGTTCGACATCGAGCGCGCTCGCCTCGACGGCCGCCTCGAACTCCTCTGGGTCGTAGACGTGGTAGTACCGTCCGACGGTGGTTCCGTCCGGGAGCGTCCAGTCGACGGTCGTGTCGAAGCCCTCGCGCTCGTCGAACGCCGAGTGCGTGACGCTCCAGACGCTGACGAGCGCGCGACCCGCCGGCGCCAGCACACGGGCGAGGTCGTCGAGGCTGGCGCGGCGCAGGGTGGGCGTCGGGAGGTGGTGGAGCGCGGCGACGTACACCGCGAGGTCGACGCTGTCCTCCCGGAGGGGGAGCGCCGCCGCGTCGCCCTGCAGGAGGTCGAGGGAGAACCCCTCGTTCGCCGCGCGCTCGCGGGCCGTCCCGAGTATCGCCCGACTCGCGTCGAGGCCGACGACCCGGTCGGCGCGCCGCGCGAGGAGTCCCGCGTGCCGGCCGTTCCCGCAGGCGAGGTCGAGGGCCGTCCCCGCCTCGGGCGACGCCTCGACGAACGCCTCGACCTCGGGCCAGGCGTACGCCCGCGTCCGCGCGAAGTGCTCGGCGATGCGGTCGTACGTCTCCCTGACGGCGCGCCGGTCGGTCACGCTCGGCGGGTGGGCGTCGTCGGGCAAGTAGGCACCGGTCGGCGGCGGCCGCTCAGATGATGGACTTCCCGAGCGCGCTCGCGGCCAGTTCGACCGCGAGTTCCGCCGTCCGGTTGTGCTGGTCGAGGATGGGGTTCACCTCGACGACCTCCATCGTCCGCAGGTCGCGTCGCGAGACGACCTCCATCGCGGCGTGGGCCTCGCGGTAGGTGACGCCCCCGCGGACGGGCGTCCCCACCCCGGGGGCCTCGTCGGGGTCGAGCCAGTCGAGGTCGAGGCTGACGTGGACGCCGTCGGCGGCGCGCCCGGCGACGTCGAAGGCCTCCTCCGTCACCTCGATGATGCCCCGCTCGTCGATGTCGGGCATGGTGTAGACGGTCACCTCGGTGGCGGCCAGCGCCTCGCGCTCGGCGTCGTCGAGGCTCCGGACCCCGACGAGGGCGACGTTCGCCGGGTCGACGCCGGGCGCGTGCGCCCACGGCTCGTCGGCGAACTCGCCCTCGCCGAGGAGGGCCGCCAGCGGCATCCCGTGGACGTTCCCGCTCGGGGAGGTACCGGGCGTGTTGAAGTCGCCGTGGGCGTCGAACCAGACGACGCCGACGTCGGCGTCGCGGGCACTCCCGCCGACGGTCCCGACGGCGATGGAGTGGTCGCCGCCGAGGACCAGCGGGAACGCCCCCTCCACCAGCGCGTCGGCCACCCGGTCCGCGAGGCGGACACAGAGGTCCTCGACCTCCGCCAGGTACTTCGCGTTCCCCCCGTCTGGGTGGGAGGCGTCCGGGTCGCCCTGCTCGGGGTGGACCACCGGGAGGTCGCCCGCGTCGCGACAGGCGTAGGACAGGCCCTCGAGTTCCCGTGCCAATCCGGCGTAGCGAATCGCCGAGGGGCCCATGTCGACCCCCCGTCGGTCCGCGCCGAGGTCCATCGGGACGCCGACGAGGTCGACCGGTCGTGTCATGGCCGCGCGTACTCCGCCCGGCGGTTTAGCCCGTCCGGTTCGGCGAACGGTTCGCGACCGGCTCGTGACGACGGAATGCGTGACGATTATATACTCGGCGTGCGCCGTCCGTGCAGACAGAATGCGGTTGATAAAGTTGCTCGTTCCCGACAGTGTGTGCGACGACGCAGTGGCGATACTCGACGAGGAGAACATCGACTTCGTCCTCACCCGCGACGCGAGCGCCCACGACGACGCGACGCTCCTCGAGTTCCCCCTGCCGACGCAGGCGGTCGAGTTCGTCCTGCAGGAGCTGCGCGACGCCGGTATCGACGACGGCCAGTACACCGTCGTCGCGAGCGCGGAGACGGCGAAGACGGCGAACTTCAAGGACCTGGAGGACCGCTTCGTCGCCGGCGTCGAGGAGGACGACTCCGTCGCCCCCGAGGAGATACGGGCGAAGGCGCTCGACATGCACCGCAACCCGCTGACGTACTACTCGCTGACGGTGTTCAGCGCCGTCGTGGCCGCCGCGGGCCTCCTGCTCGACTCGCCCGCCGTCGTCGTCGGCGCGATGGTCATCGCCCCGCAGGTCGGCTCGGCGATGACCACGAGCGTCGGGATGGTGCTCGACGACCGCCGGATGACGTGGATGGGGCTGAAGGCACAGTTCCTCGGCCTCGGTCTCGCCGTCGTCACGGCGCTCGCCCTCGGCTACGCGCTCCGGTCGGGACAGTTCGTCACCAGCGTCCTCGACGTCTCGACGGTGAGCCAGATATCAAAGCGCATCTCGCCGGGACTGCTCTCGGTGTCGGTGGCGGTCTGTGCGGGCGCGGCCGGGGCGTTCGGCCTCGCGACCGCGCTCCCCGTCTCGCTCGTGGGCGTGATGATCGCCGCCGCACTCATCCCCGCGGCGGCCGCCGTCGGCATCGGCGTGGCGTGGGGCATCCCCTCGGTGGCGCTCGGCGCGCTCATCCTGCTCGTCGTCAACGCCGTCACCGTCAACCTCGCGGGGTTCGCCGTCCTCTGGTACCTCGGCTACCGGCCGCCCGAGTGGGTCGAGGGCGTCCGCTCCCCCCGTGAGTTCCTCCCGATGCTGGTCGCACTCGCCGTCCTGCTCACGACGTTCGGCGTGGCGGGCGGGTTCGTCGCGGACCAGGTCATCTACAACAACAACGTGAACCAGGCGGTCACGGACGTCCTGGAGGACGAGGAGTACGAACGCCTCGAACTGATGCAGATACAGACCGAGGTCGGCCCCGTCGACCGCTTCGGCGAACAGCCGACCGTGACGGTCAGCGTCTCGCGCCCGGCCGACGAACCCTACCCGGGGCTGGCGGACGACCTCTCGGCGGCCATCGAGGAGTCGACGGACCGCTCGCTCGACGTGGAGGTACAGTTCAACGACCGGATTCGGTCGTCGTGAGGCGTCAGTCCCTGTACGGCGCGCAGACCCGGGCGACGCCGTCCTCGAAGTCGACGGTCGGCTCCCAGCCGGTCGCCTCCTTCATCTTCGTGGGGTCGGCCATCGTGTCGTGGACGTAGACGTCGAGGGGGTTCTCGACGTACTTCGGCTCGACGTCGGTGCCGAGTTCGTCGTTTATCATCTCGACCATCTCGTTGAACGAGTAGCTGACGCCCGTCCCGAGGTTGTAGACGCCCTGAAGGCGTTCCTCGGCCGCGAGTTCGATGCCGCGGACGACGTCCGAGACGTGCGTGAAGTCGCGGGTCTGGGAGCCGTCGCCGAACAGTTCGGGGCGCTCGCCGCGGGCGATCTGGTCGGTGAACTGCGCGACCGTGTTCGCGTACTTCCCCTTGTGTTCCTCGTTGCCGTCCTCGAAGCCCTGGTAGACCGAGAAGAACCGCAGGCCGGCACAGCGCATCCCGTAGTGGTTGTGGAAGTACTCGCCGTAGCGTTCGCGGGCGAGTTTCGACGCCTCGTAGCCCGTGCGCGCCTCGACGGGCATCGACTCGGGAGAGGGGTCCGTCCGCGAGCCGTAGATGGAGGAGGTGGAGGCGTAGACGACCGTCTCACAGCCGTCGCGGCGGGCCTGGTCGACCGTGTTGACGAACCCCTCGACGTTCACCCGGGCACCCAGGCGCGGGTCGTCCTCGTGCATCGTGTACGAGGAGAGGGCAGCGAGGTGGAAGACGACGTCCACGTCCGTCGGGAGGTCGTCGTCGAGCACCGACGCCTCGACGAACTCGACGTCGTCGTCGAGGTTCTCCGGCGTCCCGAGGTAGAGGTCGTCGACGGCGACGACGTCGTTGCCCGGTGCGAGGTGGTTCGCGAGGTTCGAGCCGATGAAGCCGGCGCCCCCGGTCACGAGGACACGTTTCCCGTCCATACCCGAGGGAGCGACGGGGGAACACTAATACATTCGGACCTGTCCTCGTTCCACCGTCGGACTTATACCGGGGAGTTTCAAAGGATAAGCCATGTCATCCATCGAACTCACGTCGAGCCAGCGGGAGATCCTGCAGGAACTCATCAACCTGTACGGCGTCTCCGAGCGGGCCGTCAAGGGGGAGGACATCGCGAACAAGGTCGACCGGAACCCGGGGACCATCCGTAACCAGATGCAGAGCCTGAAGGCGCTGCAGTTGGTCGAGGGCGTACCGGGGCCGAAGGGCGGGTACAAACCGACGGCGACGGCCTACGAGGCGCTCGAACTGGAGCAACTCGACGAACCCGCGAACGTCCCCTTCTTCCACAACGGCGAGCGCGTCACCGACGCGAACGTCCAGGAGATAGACCTCACCAGCGTCCACCACCCCGAGCTCTGCCGCGCCGAGATACGCCTGCACGGCTCCATCAAGGAGTACCACGAGGGTGACACGGTCGTCGTCGGCCCGACGCCGCGCTCGAAGCTCCGCATCGAGGGCGTCCTCGACGGGAAAGACGACACGAACAACGTGCTCATCGTCTCGACGACGAGCATGGAAGCCCCCTGGGGCGACGACGCGCCGCAGCACTAGCGCGGCGCCGAAGCACATATATTCCCCGTCTGCGGCCGTCTCCTCGCCGTCTCCAGTCTCGTTGACACGCATGACCGTTCCAAAGCCTTTGTATCGGAGGCGGTCGGAGAACTGGTCATGACTGAGAACGTCGTCGTCCTCGGGTCCGGCTACGCCGGGGCTGGCGCCATCAAGAGCATCGAAGACAAGCTCGGTGACCAGGTGGACCTGACGTGGATCTCCGACGTCGACCACCACCTCGTCCTCCACGAGGCCCACCGAGTCGTGCGCAACCCCGCCGTCAAGGAGAAGATAGCCATCCCCGTCGAGGAGATCAAGGCCCCCTCCACGCGCTTCATCCAGGCGGAGGTGACGGGTATCGACACCGAGGACCGCGAGGTGGAACTCGACGACGGCACGACGGTCACCTACGACTACTGCGTCGTCGCGATCGGCTCGCAGACCGCCTACTTCGGCATCGAGGGGCTCGAAGAGCACGCCTACACGCTGAAGTCGCTCGACCACGCCCTCGACATCCACGACGCGGTCAAGGAGGCGGCCCGCGACGCCTCGCGCAGCGACCGCGCACAAATCGTCGTCGGCGGGGCCGGCCTCTCGGGCATCCAGACCGCCGGCGAGATAGCCGAGTTCCGCGACAAACACCGCGCGCCCATCGACATCCACCTCGTCGAGGGGCTGGAGAGCGTCTTCCCGCCGGGCGAACCCGAACTGCAGGAGAAGCTCGACGAGATGCTCCGCGAGCGCGACATCAACATCATGACCGGCGAGTTCATCGGGAAGGTCGACGACGAGACGGTCTACATCGGCGACGACACCGAACTCGACTACGACGTCCTCATCTGGACCGGCGGCATCACCGGTCAGAAGGTCGCCGAGTCGCTCGACCTCGACCAGGACGAGCGGAACCACCGCCTCACCGCCACCTCGACGTTCCAGACGAGCGACGACCGCGTCTTCGCGGTCGGCGACTCGGCGCTCGTCGACCAGCTCTCGGGCGAACCCGCCCCGCCGACGGCGCAGGCCGCCTGGCAGGCCGCCGAGGTCATCGGCGAGAACATCAAACGCGCGATGAACGGCCAGCCCCTCAAGCAGTGGGAGCACGTCGACAAGGGGACGCTCATCTCCGTCGGCGACGAGGCCGTCGCCTATGACGTCCGGCCCGTCAACGGCTTCTCGCTCCCCGTGAAGCTCTTCGACGGCCTCCCCGCCGAGACGCTGAAGAAGGGGGTCGCCTCCCGCTGGGTCAAGCGCGTCGCCGGCCCCAGCCGCGCCGCGAAGGCGTGGCCCGACATGTAACGTCGGCGAGCACAACTGCGGACCTACCCGTCGTCTCCTCTCTTCTCCTCTCCCCTCTCCTTCGACGCGCTCGACCGGCGAGCCGTGTGTCTCGACGCGCTGTCGCCCGACGAACCGTCGCGTCCGCTCGCGCTCCCGCCGGAGGTTTATGAACCAGGCCGGGACGAGTGACCCCGTGCGCTGAACGTCGTCGCGGGGTGCACGCGGGTGTGCGACGCCACGCCCCGCGAGCGAAGCGGCCGGCGTCGCCTGTCCGCCTATCGGCTCTCGTAGTCACGCTGTTCGACGGTCTCGACCGGGTAGCCCGCTTCCTGCCACGCGGTGAACCCGCCGCTCAGGTGCGCGACGTCCTCGAACCCCATCTCCGCGAGTCGCTTCGCCGCCAGCGCCGACCGGCCGGCCTCGTTGCAGAACAGCACGTAACGTCGCTCCGGGCCGAAGTAGTCGCGGTGGTACTTCGTGTCGGGGTCGGCCCAGAACTCGAGCATCCCGCGGGGCGCGTGTTTCGCCCCCGCGATGGTCCCTTCGAGCCACAGCTCTCGCACGTCGCGGATGTCGAGCAGCGTCGCTCGGCCCTCCTCGAGTTCCGCGTGGGTCTCCTCGACGGAGAGTGACTCTATTTCCCGCTCTGCCTCTTCGGCCATCCCCCACGCCGTCCGCCGGAGTTCGGTCATGGCCACGTACTGTGGTGACGACTCACAAAACCCTACCGACTGCGTTACCCCACGAACGCCGGCTCAGTCGAGCGAGAGGCCGGCGTGCCAGCGGTCGGCGCCGGCCTCGGCAGCGGCGGCGTCCATCCGTGCGAGCAGGTGGACGGCCAGGTTGGCCGTCTCGACGGCCCGTCCCTGCCCCTCGACGCGGAACTCGCCGGTCGTCCGGTTGGCGTACACCGCGCAGACCGCGCCGGCACGCAGGCCGTAGACGTTCGCCAGGGTGAGGATGGCGCTCGCCTCCATCTCGAAGTTCTTCACGTTCGCGGCCACCATCTCCTCGAAGAGGGCCGTTCCGCGCTCGGGGACGTACCCCTCGAAACCCGGGCGACCCTGGCCGGCGTAGAAGGAGTCCGTCGAGGCGGTGAGGCCGACGTGGTAGTCGTAGCCGAGGCGCTCGGCGGCGGCGACCAGCGCGGTCACCACCTCCCCGTCGGCCACCGCGGGGTACGTATCGCGGACGTACGCCGCGCTGGTCCCCTCCTGTCGGACGCCGCCCGACGTGATGACGAGGTCACCGATGTCGATGTCGGGCTGGATGGCCCCACAGGAGCCGACGCGGAGGAACGTGTCGACGCCTACCTCGGCGAGTTCCTCGACCGCGATGGCGGCGGAGGGCGACCCGATACCCGTCGACGTGACGGAGACCGGCGTCCCCTCGTACTCGCCGGTGACGGTTCGGTACTCGCGGTGACTCGCCACCTCCTCGCTCGCGTCCCAGTCGGCGACGATGCGGTCGACCCGCTCGGTGTCCCCCGGCAGGAGTACCGTCCCCGCGACGTCGCCCGGCCCGACCTCGATGTGGTACTGCACGTCGTCTGCGTCGCTCATGGCTCGACTGAACTCCCCTCGAACAAATAGCCACCCGTTCGTGAGGAGAGCCTCCGACGACGGGACTCGCCGTCGGGTCACTCCTCGCGCTTCGCTGCCTCCAGCGTGTCGAACGAGATGGTGTTCGGAAGCAACTCACCGAGGGCGTACTCACGAACCGCGTCCCTCTCGTCGCAGAAGACGGGGAGGTCGGCGTCGGCGAACTCCGCGAGCGTCTGGCGACACATCCCGCAGGGCGTGACGCCGTCGCGCGCGCCGGAGGCGACGGCGAGGCGGGCGAACTCGGTGTGGCCGTCCCGGACCGCTCCCGCCACGGCCACCTCCTCGGCGTGCAGCGAGTTCGAGTAGTTGGCGTTCTCGATGTTACAGCCGGTGTAGACGGTGCCGTCGGCGGTCTCCAGGGCGGCACCGACGCGGTACTCGGAGTAGGGGACGTAGGCGTCGTCGAGCGCCTCGCGGGCGCGGGCGACGAGTTCGGTCGCGTCCATGCGACGGCTTCGGCGAGTCGCGAGAAATAGCCTGCGTCTCGGAGGGGTCAGTCCTCGCCGGACTCGTAGTGTTCGCCCGCGGCCTTGGGGATGCGCGTCCGGCCGACCAGCGCCAGCACGACGATGACGCCGATGTACGGCACCGTCTGCAGGAGCGTCGAGGACACCTCGATGCCGCTGAACTGCAGGGGACGCTCGACGGCCTCCAGCCCGGAGAACAGGAGCGTCGAGAAGAACGCCCCGACGGGGTTGTAGTTGCCGAAGAGGTACGCCACGATGGCGATGAACCCACGCCCGCCGATCATCGTCTCGCCGCCGCCGATGAACTGCTGGACGTTGAACGCGAAGGCGGCGCCGCCGATGCCGGAGAACAGC
This genomic window contains:
- a CDS encoding class I SAM-dependent methyltransferase, producing the protein MTDRRAVRETYDRIAEHFARTRAYAWPEVEAFVEASPEAGTALDLACGNGRHAGLLARRADRVVGLDASRAILGTARERAANEGFSLDLLQGDAAALPLREDSVDLAVYVAALHHLPTPTLRRASLDDLARVLAPAGRALVSVWSVTHSAFDEREGFDTTVDWTLPDGTTVGRYYHVYDPEEFEAAVEASALDVERVYESEGNCYAVGTGTE
- a CDS encoding nucleoside phosphorylase, with amino-acid sequence MSDADDVQYHIEVGPGDVAGTVLLPGDTERVDRIVADWDASEEVASHREYRTVTGEYEGTPVSVTSTGIGSPSAAIAVEELAEVGVDTFLRVGSCGAIQPDIDIGDLVITSGGVRQEGTSAAYVRDTYPAVADGEVVTALVAAAERLGYDYHVGLTASTDSFYAGQGRPGFEGYVPERGTALFEEMVAANVKNFEMEASAILTLANVYGLRAGAVCAVYANRTTGEFRVEGQGRAVETANLAVHLLARMDAAAAEAGADRWHAGLSLD
- the cdd gene encoding cytidine deaminase, which gives rise to MDATELVARAREALDDAYVPYSEYRVGAALETADGTVYTGCNIENANYSNSLHAEEVAVAGAVRDGHTEFARLAVASGARDGVTPCGMCRQTLAEFADADLPVFCDERDAVREYALGELLPNTISFDTLEAAKREE
- a CDS encoding NAD-dependent epimerase/dehydratase family protein; amino-acid sequence: MDGKRVLVTGGAGFIGSNLANHLAPGNDVVAVDDLYLGTPENLDDDVEFVEASVLDDDLPTDVDVVFHLAALSSYTMHEDDPRLGARVNVEGFVNTVDQARRDGCETVVYASTSSIYGSRTDPSPESMPVEARTGYEASKLARERYGEYFHNHYGMRCAGLRFFSVYQGFEDGNEEHKGKYANTVAQFTDQIARGERPELFGDGSQTRDFTHVSDVVRGIELAAEERLQGVYNLGTGVSYSFNEMVEMINDELGTDVEPKYVENPLDVYVHDTMADPTKMKEATGWEPTVDFEDGVARVCAPYRD
- a CDS encoding NAD(P)/FAD-dependent oxidoreductase — protein: MTENVVVLGSGYAGAGAIKSIEDKLGDQVDLTWISDVDHHLVLHEAHRVVRNPAVKEKIAIPVEEIKAPSTRFIQAEVTGIDTEDREVELDDGTTVTYDYCVVAIGSQTAYFGIEGLEEHAYTLKSLDHALDIHDAVKEAARDASRSDRAQIVVGGAGLSGIQTAGEIAEFRDKHRAPIDIHLVEGLESVFPPGEPELQEKLDEMLRERDINIMTGEFIGKVDDETVYIGDDTELDYDVLIWTGGITGQKVAESLDLDQDERNHRLTATSTFQTSDDRVFAVGDSALVDQLSGEPAPPTAQAAWQAAEVIGENIKRAMNGQPLKQWEHVDKGTLISVGDEAVAYDVRPVNGFSLPVKLFDGLPAETLKKGVASRWVKRVAGPSRAAKAWPDM
- the rocF gene encoding arginase, with the translated sequence MTRPVDLVGVPMDLGADRRGVDMGPSAIRYAGLARELEGLSYACRDAGDLPVVHPEQGDPDASHPDGGNAKYLAEVEDLCVRLADRVADALVEGAFPLVLGGDHSIAVGTVGGSARDADVGVVWFDAHGDFNTPGTSPSGNVHGMPLAALLGEGEFADEPWAHAPGVDPANVALVGVRSLDDAEREALAATEVTVYTMPDIDERGIIEVTEEAFDVAGRAADGVHVSLDLDWLDPDEAPGVGTPVRGGVTYREAHAAMEVVSRRDLRTMEVVEVNPILDQHNRTAELAVELAASALGKSII
- a CDS encoding HTH domain-containing protein, with protein sequence MSSIELTSSQREILQELINLYGVSERAVKGEDIANKVDRNPGTIRNQMQSLKALQLVEGVPGPKGGYKPTATAYEALELEQLDEPANVPFFHNGERVTDANVQEIDLTSVHHPELCRAEIRLHGSIKEYHEGDTVVVGPTPRSKLRIEGVLDGKDDTNNVLIVSTTSMEAPWGDDAPQH
- a CDS encoding rhodanese-like domain-containing protein; translated protein: MTELRRTAWGMAEEAEREIESLSVEETHAELEEGRATLLDIRDVRELWLEGTIAGAKHAPRGMLEFWADPDTKYHRDYFGPERRYVLFCNEAGRSALAAKRLAEMGFEDVAHLSGGFTAWQEAGYPVETVEQRDYESR
- a CDS encoding TIGR00341 family protein gives rise to the protein MRLIKLLVPDSVCDDAVAILDEENIDFVLTRDASAHDDATLLEFPLPTQAVEFVLQELRDAGIDDGQYTVVASAETAKTANFKDLEDRFVAGVEEDDSVAPEEIRAKALDMHRNPLTYYSLTVFSAVVAAAGLLLDSPAVVVGAMVIAPQVGSAMTTSVGMVLDDRRMTWMGLKAQFLGLGLAVVTALALGYALRSGQFVTSVLDVSTVSQISKRISPGLLSVSVAVCAGAAGAFGLATALPVSLVGVMIAAALIPAAAAVGIGVAWGIPSVALGALILLVVNAVTVNLAGFAVLWYLGYRPPEWVEGVRSPREFLPMLVALAVLLTTFGVAGGFVADQVIYNNNVNQAVTDVLEDEEYERLELMQIQTEVGPVDRFGEQPTVTVSVSRPADEPYPGLADDLSAAIEESTDRSLDVEVQFNDRIRSS